The sequence GTTGATATACTTTATCTAAATACCTATTTAAAATAAATTTAGGATATTTTGTTTTAATTTCTTTTAAGTAATCTGGAACAGCTGTAAAAGCAATAGGAATTCCCGTTTTTTCTGACACTTTTCCTAAAATTTCTTCCCCATTTAATATAATTTCCTCTGTTGTTTCATTTTGTAGATTTGAATTTGAAATTAAAAAATCTACTTTTCTTCTAGCTTTTGCACCTAATCTCTCAATATAATATATAATATCTTCTACAGTGTTCATAAAAGGTCTTTTTGTATTAACAACAAAATATGTTGCTGTTTTTGTTTGATCTAAAAAATTTTTTAAAGAACCTACTACAGTTGAACCATCTTCATTTCCACCAGCATCAATTATAGTTTGATATTCTGGGTTAACTATGTATCCACCGACTGCAGGAGGAATTATAGGTAAATCAGCATGCATAAATTGTTTTGGTGGAGTAATAACTTTAATTCCCTTATTTTCTAATAAATTAATTTCATCCCTTGTTCTAAAATAAGGACTTATAACATCAATATCTGCAATAGCTACGTTGTCATATTGTTCTTTCAAATAAACAGCTGAATTTAATGCTATTTCTGTTTTACCTGAACCAAACATACCAATAATAATATGACATTTATAATCAGTATTAAGCATTATTTACCTCCTCAGGAGGATATTTCTTCACTTTTTCTTCTCCTCTTAGAGCTCTAAGAGCAGCTTCTGCTAGCGCTTTCTCTTCATCTCCGCCAGGGACAACATATATTGGAGCTATAAATTGTGTGTGTTCTGTAAGCCATCTAACCATATAATCTTTATCATATGCTAATCCACCTGTTAATACAATACCATCCACTTGGAAATTTAGAGCTGCTGCCATTTTTCCAATCCATTTAGAAATTTGTAAAGCCATTGCTTTATATATCAATGTTGCATATTCATCACCAGATTCAACTCTTTTTTGTACTTCTAAAGCATCATTTGTATTTAAATATGCAACTAATCCACCATTACCTTTAATTCTTTTTTTCATTTCATCATATGAAATGTTTCCAGAATAAGCTAAATCTATAATTTGTGTCATTGGTAATGTTCCAGACCTTTCAGGGGTAAAAGGGCCGTCGCCATCTAATGCATTATTAACATCTACAACTTTACCTCTTCTATGGGCTCCTATTGATATTCCGCCCCCCATATGAACAACTATTAGATTAACTTCATCATATTTTTTACCAATCTTTTCAGCGATTGTTCTTGCTACAGCTTTTTGGTTTAGTGCATGAAAAATTGATTTTCTCTCAAAGTCAGGATGACCCGAAAATCTTGCAATTTCATCTAATTCATCTACAACTACTGGATCTGCAATATATGATGGAATATTTACTTCTTTTGCTAATTCATTGGCAATTAACGCACCTAAATTTGATGCATGCTCTCCATATTTTCCTTGTCTCAATTCTTCTTTCATTAATTCATTTATTTCGTATATTCCACCTGGAATAGGTCTTAACAATCCGCCTCTTCCTATAATTGCAGAAAAACTTGAAATAGAATAGCCAGATTTTTCTAAAAATTCTTTAATTACAGTTTTTCTAAACTCATATTGTTCAGCGATATGTTTAAATGGCGATAACTCTTCTGTTGTATGTCTAACTGTTTCTTTAGAAATTAAATTATTATCTTCATATATAGCCAACTTTGTAGATGTTGAACCAGGATTGATAACTAATATTCTATACATAATTTCCCTCCTATGCCAAGAGTACAGATAAAGCAATAGACAATAATTTTGTTTCATCTGAATCTGCTCTTGATGTTAATACAACTGGTTTTTTACCACCTAAAATAGTACTTGAAACTTTTGCACCAGATAAAAATACCATTGACTTATAAAAAATATTTCCAGCTTCTATATCAGGCATTATAACTATATCAGCATCTCCAGCTACTTCACTAACAATTCCTTTTTGTTCTGCAGCCTCTTTAGATATAGCATTATCCATTGCAAAAGGACCATCAACAATGCATCCTTTAATTTGACCGCGCCTATTCATTTGAGAAATTATTGCAGCATCAATAGTTGCAGGCATTTTTTGATTAACTTTTTCTAATGCACCAACTATTGCAACTTTAGGAATTTCTATTTCTAAAGCATTAGCTACTTTTACCGCATTATTAATAGAATCAACTTTTTGTTCTAATGTAGGTGCAATTACCATCCCAGCATCTGTAACAATTAATAATTTATGGTATTTTTCAATATCAAATACGCTAACTAAATTAATTGTACTTTTTGTTCTTAAGCCATACTCTTCTTTTAAATAAACTGATAATAATTCACCAGTTGTAATATGCCCTTTCATTGGTAAATCTGTTTTCCCAGAAGATACATCTTCTATTGTTTTAATTACTGATTCTTTATCTGAAACACAATGAACAATTTCCATTTTTGATAAATCAATATTATTTTCATTAGCGATATTTTTTATTTTATTTTCATTACCATATAATACTACATTACAAATACCTTCATTTACAGCTTTTTCAACTGCTTTTAAAACTACTTCATCTTCAGCTGCAGCAACACCTACAGTTCTTTTTACTTCAAGATTTCTTGCTAAATCCAATATTTTATTTATTCTCATATTTTCACCCCAACTTCCACTCTTTGAGTTTTTCCTCATTATTAAGAACTCTTATTGCACCTTCAGCTAAAGCTTCCATTTCAAATGAACCAGGATATAACATAATTAATGCTATCTTAGAAACTCTTTGTTTAATCACATCTACAAATTCTTTATTTCTCGCCATACCACCAGTTATTATTATTGCATCTACTTTTCCTTTCAATATAGCCGCCATACCACCAATTTCTTTGGCAATTTGATACGCCATAGCTTCGACTACTTTTTTAGCAAATACATCATTTTCTGCTTTTTTCATAGCTTCTCTTAAGTCATTTGTTCCTAAATAAGCAACTAATCCACCTTTCCCTATGTATCGCTTTTTTAACTCTCTTTTTTCATATTTCCCAGAAAAGGCAACCTTTGCTAAATCTCCAACAGGTAATTCACCTGTTCTTTCTGGACTAAATGGCCCTTCATCATTTGCATTATTTACATCTATCATTTTACCTTTTTCTTGAGCACCAATTGATATTCCACCACCAAGATGAGCTATTATAAAATTGCACTCTTCATATTTTTTATTTAATTCTTTTGAAGCTCTTCTTGCAACACTTTTCATATTTAATGCATGAAATAAACTTTTTCTTTCAATTTCTGGAATTCCTGAAATTCTAGATTCTGTAATGAATTCATCAACCGAAACTGGATCAGTTATAAAAACTGGAATTTTATTTTGAGATAATTCCCAGCCAATAACAGCAGCTAAATTAGATGCATGTTCTATCTTTGTTTTATTTTTCAAATAATCAACCATTTCTTCATTAACTTTATAAGTTCCACTTTCCAAAGGAGGCAAGATACCTCCTCTACATGCAATTGCATCAAAATCTGTCATTTTAAATCCATATTTTTCTATAAAATTAACAACTTCATTTTTTCTTAAATCTATTTGATCCATTAATTTATTATATTTATCTAATTCTTCTATTGAATGTGTTAATTCTTCAGATACCGCTAATTTATTATTTTCAAAAATAGCTATTTTTGTGGAAGTTGATCCTGGATTAATCACTAAAATTCGATACATAATTTCACCTCGCTAGAGATTATTTTGTTTTTAACATAATTCCTTTTCTTTTAGCATATTCTTCTATAGTTTCTCTTAATCTCCTTGTTCCTTCTTCTAATTCTTCAAATGAAGGAAGACAGAAAGAAACTCTCATTGTATTTCTATCTGGATTATCTACATAAAATGTTTCACCTGGAATATAAATAATTTTTTTCTCTTTTGCTATTTCAAACATTTCCATTGTATCAAAACCTTCGGGCAATGTTATCCAAGAGAATAATCCGCCTTCAGGTTTTACCCAGTCAATACCTTCTATATCCCCTAAATACTTATCTAAAGCTTCCATAAATTTGTCTTTCTTTTGTTTGTATATTTCAATAGTAGGCTTAATTTCTTCAAATAAATCATATTTTTCAATAAATCTAGCAGCTATTCTTTGAGTTAAAGCAGCTGAACACAAATCCATTCCTTGTTTAGCTAAAACCATTTTTCTAATTAATTCTTTGTTTCCAACTATAACTCCAATTCTTAATCCAGGTGAAAGAACCTTACTAAATGTATTTAACATAACAACTCTTTCTCCATTGTTCAATTTAAAAATACTTGGTTGTTTTTCCCCTTCAAACCTTAATGCACCATATGGATCATCTTCAATAATTATAAAATCATATTTTTCGGCTAATTCTATTAATCTTTTCCTTTTCTCTAATGATAAGGAAACACCTGCAGGATTGTGGAAATTACTTACAGTATATACAAATTTAAATTTATCTATTTTTCCTTCTTTTTCAAGTTTTTTTAATTCTTCTTCTAATACATCAATATTCATACCATCTTTTTCTAAAGGAATACTAATATAATTTGGATTTCTTTGATTAAATGCACTACCTGCACCTAAATAAATAGGTTTACTTACAGCACAATAACTATCTTCATCTAGAAAAACAGTTCCTATAATATACAAAGCTTGCTGAGAACCTGTAGTAATCATTAGGTTTTGTTCTGTTAATCCTGTAATTCCTTCATGTTTCTCTAATAATTTAATATATTGTTTTAGTAATTCAGGATCTCCTTCTGTAGAACCATATTGTAAAGCTATTTTGTATTCATTTGTTATCACTTCATTAGAAATATCAGCTATTTTTTTTATTGGGAAAGTTTCAGGATCTGGTATACCACCGCCAAAAGATATAATACCTTCTTGAGTAGCTGTTTTTAACAATTCCCTAATGATATTCGATTTGATTCTTTGTACTGTAACCGAGTATTTTTTTTCAAAAGACATTTTTCACACCTCCAAGTAATAATTTTTTATCAATTTTATTTTACACTTTTTAATTTTTTTTTACAAAGTTGATTAGAGCTGTATATATCTAGTTATATACAATTATGAATAATTATATACTGTGTGAAAAAAATTTCACGAAATTTTTTTCAATAAATTGATTAGTAATTAAAAAAATTATATAGTATAATATAATCGACATAAAAAAATAAAAGGAGGATTAGAAATGTGGGATAATTTAAAGTTAATTGACCCTGAGATTCATGAAATCGTTATGAAAGAATTAAAAAGACAAGAGTATGGATTGGAATTAATTGCTTCTGAAAATTTTGCATCGTTAGCTGTAATGGAAGCAATGGGAAGTGTATTAACAAATAAATACGCAGAAGGTTATCCTAAAAAAAGATATTATGGGGGTTGTGAATTTGTAGATGAAGCAGAAACTTTAGCTAGAAACAGAGCAAAAGAATTATTTAATGCTAAATATGCTAATGTTCAACCTCATTCAGGTTCTCAAGCAAATATGGGTGTTTATTTAGCATTAATGAAAACTGGAGATACATTAATGGGAATGTCATTAAGTCATGGTGGACACTTAACTCACGGAGCTTCAGTAAACTTTTCTGGAACAATTTTTAATGTTGTGCAATATGGCGTTAACGAAGAAACAGAAGTTATAGACTATGATGAAGTAGAAAAATTAGCTTTAGAACATAAACCAAAGGTTATAGTAGCTGGTGGTAGTGCTTATGCAAGAATAATAGACTTTAAAAGATTTAGAGAGATAGCTGATAAAGTTGGAGCTTATTTAGTGGTTGATATGTCACACTTTGCTGGATTAGTAGCAGCAGGATTATATCCTAACCCATTAGAATATGCGCATGTTGTAACTACAACAACTCATAAAACATTAAGAGGTCCTAGAGGCGGAATGATATTAACTAATGATAAAGAATTATACAAATTAATAAATAAATCTATTTTCCCTGGTATTCAAGGCGGACCATTAATGCATGTTATTGCAGCAAAGGCTGTAGCCTTTAAAGAAGCTTTATCTCCAGAATTTAAAGAATATCAAAAACAAGTAATAAAAAATGCAAAAAAATTAGCAGCTGAAATGGAAAAATTAGGTTTTAGAATCGTTTCTGGAGGAACAGATTCACATTTATTCCTAGTAGATTTAAACGAAAAAGGCGTTACAGGTAAAGCTGCTGAAAAAGCTTTAGAAGAAGCAGGCATTACTGTAAACAAAAACACTATTCCTAAAGAAACAAGATCCCCATTTGTAACTAGCGGTATAAGAATTGGTACTCCGGCAGTTACAACAAGAGGTATGAAAGAAGAAGAAAT comes from Marinitoga sp. 38H-ov and encodes:
- the buk gene encoding butyrate kinase produces the protein MYRILVINPGSTSTKIAIFENNKLAVSEELTHSIEELDKYNKLMDQIDLRKNEVVNFIEKYGFKMTDFDAIACRGGILPPLESGTYKVNEEMVDYLKNKTKIEHASNLAAVIGWELSQNKIPVFITDPVSVDEFITESRISGIPEIERKSLFHALNMKSVARRASKELNKKYEECNFIIAHLGGGISIGAQEKGKMIDVNNANDEGPFSPERTGELPVGDLAKVAFSGKYEKRELKKRYIGKGGLVAYLGTNDLREAMKKAENDVFAKKVVEAMAYQIAKEIGGMAAILKGKVDAIIITGGMARNKEFVDVIKQRVSKIALIMLYPGSFEMEALAEGAIRVLNNEEKLKEWKLG
- the buk gene encoding butyrate kinase, encoding MYRILVINPGSTSTKLAIYEDNNLISKETVRHTTEELSPFKHIAEQYEFRKTVIKEFLEKSGYSISSFSAIIGRGGLLRPIPGGIYEINELMKEELRQGKYGEHASNLGALIANELAKEVNIPSYIADPVVVDELDEIARFSGHPDFERKSIFHALNQKAVARTIAEKIGKKYDEVNLIVVHMGGGISIGAHRRGKVVDVNNALDGDGPFTPERSGTLPMTQIIDLAYSGNISYDEMKKRIKGNGGLVAYLNTNDALEVQKRVESGDEYATLIYKAMALQISKWIGKMAAALNFQVDGIVLTGGLAYDKDYMVRWLTEHTQFIAPIYVVPGGDEEKALAEAALRALRGEEKVKKYPPEEVNNA
- a CDS encoding bifunctional enoyl-CoA hydratase/phosphate acetyltransferase, whose product is MRINKILDLARNLEVKRTVGVAAAEDEVVLKAVEKAVNEGICNVVLYGNENKIKNIANENNIDLSKMEIVHCVSDKESVIKTIEDVSSGKTDLPMKGHITTGELLSVYLKEEYGLRTKSTINLVSVFDIEKYHKLLIVTDAGMVIAPTLEQKVDSINNAVKVANALEIEIPKVAIVGALEKVNQKMPATIDAAIISQMNRRGQIKGCIVDGPFAMDNAISKEAAEQKGIVSEVAGDADIVIMPDIEAGNIFYKSMVFLSGAKVSSTILGGKKPVVLTSRADSDETKLLSIALSVLLA
- the glyA gene encoding serine hydroxymethyltransferase; amino-acid sequence: MWDNLKLIDPEIHEIVMKELKRQEYGLELIASENFASLAVMEAMGSVLTNKYAEGYPKKRYYGGCEFVDEAETLARNRAKELFNAKYANVQPHSGSQANMGVYLALMKTGDTLMGMSLSHGGHLTHGASVNFSGTIFNVVQYGVNEETEVIDYDEVEKLALEHKPKVIVAGGSAYARIIDFKRFREIADKVGAYLVVDMSHFAGLVAAGLYPNPLEYAHVVTTTTHKTLRGPRGGMILTNDKELYKLINKSIFPGIQGGPLMHVIAAKAVAFKEALSPEFKEYQKQVIKNAKKLAAEMEKLGFRIVSGGTDSHLFLVDLNEKGVTGKAAEKALEEAGITVNKNTIPKETRSPFVTSGIRIGTPAVTTRGMKEEEMVIIAQLINEIITNIKDEEGNLDEEFKINMKNKIKDLCEKFPLYKGKLL
- a CDS encoding cobalamin biosynthesis protein CobQ; protein product: MLNTDYKCHIIIGMFGSGKTEIALNSAVYLKEQYDNVAIADIDVISPYFRTRDEINLLENKGIKVITPPKQFMHADLPIIPPAVGGYIVNPEYQTIIDAGGNEDGSTVVGSLKNFLDQTKTATYFVVNTKRPFMNTVEDIIYYIERLGAKARRKVDFLISNSNLQNETTEEIILNGEEILGKVSEKTGIPIAFTAVPDYLKEIKTKYPKFILNRYLDKVYQL
- a CDS encoding PLP-dependent aminotransferase family protein encodes the protein MSFEKKYSVTVQRIKSNIIRELLKTATQEGIISFGGGIPDPETFPIKKIADISNEVITNEYKIALQYGSTEGDPELLKQYIKLLEKHEGITGLTEQNLMITTGSQQALYIIGTVFLDEDSYCAVSKPIYLGAGSAFNQRNPNYISIPLEKDGMNIDVLEEELKKLEKEGKIDKFKFVYTVSNFHNPAGVSLSLEKRKRLIELAEKYDFIIIEDDPYGALRFEGEKQPSIFKLNNGERVVMLNTFSKVLSPGLRIGVIVGNKELIRKMVLAKQGMDLCSAALTQRIAARFIEKYDLFEEIKPTIEIYKQKKDKFMEALDKYLGDIEGIDWVKPEGGLFSWITLPEGFDTMEMFEIAKEKKIIYIPGETFYVDNPDRNTMRVSFCLPSFEELEEGTRRLRETIEEYAKRKGIMLKTK